From Halotia branconii CENA392, the proteins below share one genomic window:
- a CDS encoding amino acid adenylation domain-containing protein: MTQNQQVVSLMLRLQNVGCKIWAEDDKLRLRTSKNALTAELKQEIQNHKADILAFLKAAKTQAITIAEIPLLSADSLKPLSFAQQRLWLLAQLQGSSAIYNMPIALQLNGNLNINALRSSLAYLVNRHESLRMYFPIVAGEPQVALGTGDWEEVVEKSLLPIPQNLIDAYAQEPFDLNTGPLFKAKLLQLQKQKYVLLINMHHIISDGWSMGVFVRELRQAYTAYSQGETPNLPPLPIQYSDYAAWQRNWLQGEVLENQINYWKQQLNGASPLLELPTDYPRSAQQSYRGDRFIYSLTPELTAAVKNFSQQQGVSLFMTLLAAFSILLARYSRQNDLCIGSPIANRTHSQTEALIGFFVNTLVLRQQINLEQSFIEFLQQTRSSCLDAYAHQDVPFELLVEKLQPERSMSYNPLFQVMFALENNQSPDLSLPGLDIEWLGVKGAIAKFDLTLMMMEYDNRLNCTWEYTTDLFEKDTIQRMAEQFAVLLKGIIDHPQQPIYTLPLMTAAELLQLQKWNQTQTEYPQDKTLVDLFEQQVEKHPHNLALFFASQQLTYQQLNQKANQLAHYLIQNHQIKPDTLIGICVERSLEMIIGVLGILKAGAAYVPIDPNYPQERIKFMLEDSGISVLLTQSFLLDKLPLNNRENSQIICLDEENLTEELTTNLNPQSKPDNLAYIIYTSGSTGKPKGVMIEHRGLLNLTLVVERLLQIQPQSRVLQFASLSFDASIWEIASTLGAGACLYLAKKETLLPSQDLVNFLTEHKISHFSSSPSILSLLPQATLPDWQILVTGGEACATELVTKWAKERRFFNCYGPTESTVCASIALCQPNGEKPLIGKPISNIRIYILDAHNQPLPPGIPGELCIAGVGLARGYLNRPELTAQKFIEINLCGKTERIYKTGDLARWDKNGNLEYLGRIDEQVKLRGLRIELAEIESLLLQHSSVKEAVVTLYKTESNQSLIAYVTGITNELGRDLKNYLKSCLPDYMIPAQIIILDELPLTPNGKINRKALPTPNIEIAGLYTAPRNEIEQKLAQLWSAVLERPEIGIHHNFFDLGGHSLLAIKLLNHIQQEFRQQLSLSSLFQNPTIAQLAEQLCHTELQQSHPDLLLLQPQGNATPIFCIPGANGHGFYFQDLANNLGNDYPVYGLETPGRDELSNLPNSVELHASQLIEILRQKQPQSPYILVGYSSGCAVAFEMTSQLEQQGEKVSLLAIFDAGLVFQSEHLTNRTELDWIWQLLQRIEALKEVDLGLKYADLAAQINDLARWNLAAEYLYKHKVLPEHSSLELLKNNMQVMKVLTLNYANYQPHYQIFAPIILFRAQEVHEIVLQELQAISDYNLPDWGWQTYSQNPVKVISIPGNHGRMLYEPNVKILASQLRLVMS, from the coding sequence ATGACACAAAATCAGCAAGTAGTTTCTTTAATGCTTCGTTTGCAGAACGTGGGCTGCAAAATTTGGGCTGAAGATGATAAATTACGGCTACGTACTAGCAAAAATGCCTTAACTGCGGAACTCAAGCAAGAAATTCAAAACCACAAAGCAGATATTCTCGCTTTTTTGAAAGCTGCTAAAACACAAGCTATCACCATAGCAGAAATTCCGCTTTTAAGTGCTGATTCTCTCAAGCCGCTTTCTTTTGCTCAACAACGCCTCTGGCTATTAGCACAACTCCAAGGCTCATCTGCTATTTATAATATGCCGATCGCTCTCCAACTTAACGGCAATTTAAATATTAATGCCCTACGCTCTAGTTTGGCTTATCTAGTAAACCGCCACGAAAGTCTGAGGATGTATTTCCCCATCGTTGCTGGAGAACCGCAAGTTGCTTTGGGGACTGGGGATTGGGAAGAAGTAGTGGAGAAATCCCTATTACCCATTCCCCAAAATTTAATCGATGCTTATGCTCAAGAACCATTTGACTTAAATACTGGCCCTTTGTTTAAAGCCAAGCTGCTGCAATTGCAGAAACAGAAATATGTATTGCTGATCAATATGCACCACATTATCAGTGATGGCTGGTCAATGGGGGTATTTGTGCGTGAGTTAAGACAAGCTTATACTGCTTATTCTCAAGGTGAAACTCCAAATCTTCCGCCTTTACCCATTCAATACAGCGATTATGCAGCTTGGCAACGCAATTGGTTACAAGGCGAAGTATTAGAAAACCAGATTAATTACTGGAAACAGCAACTGAACGGTGCTTCGCCATTACTAGAACTACCTACCGATTATCCTCGTTCAGCACAGCAAAGTTACAGAGGCGATCGCTTTATTTATTCTCTCACGCCAGAATTAACTGCTGCTGTTAAAAATTTCAGTCAACAACAAGGTGTAAGTCTATTTATGACCTTGTTAGCAGCTTTTAGTATTTTGCTGGCTCGTTACAGTCGCCAAAACGATTTATGTATTGGTTCTCCCATTGCTAACCGCACCCATAGCCAAACAGAAGCATTAATTGGCTTTTTTGTCAATACTTTGGTACTGCGTCAGCAAATCAATCTTGAGCAAAGTTTTATCGAGTTCTTACAACAAACGCGCTCCTCTTGTTTAGATGCTTATGCTCATCAAGACGTTCCCTTTGAACTGCTGGTAGAAAAGCTACAACCAGAACGCAGCATGAGTTATAACCCATTATTTCAAGTGATGTTTGCCCTGGAAAATAATCAAAGTCCAGACTTGAGTTTACCAGGATTAGATATTGAATGGCTGGGAGTCAAAGGTGCGATCGCTAAATTTGACTTAACCCTAATGATGATGGAATATGACAACCGCTTAAATTGCACTTGGGAATATACTACAGACTTGTTTGAGAAAGATACTATCCAACGGATGGCGGAACAATTTGCAGTTCTGCTCAAGGGAATTATTGATCACCCGCAACAACCAATTTATACTCTACCTTTGATGACAGCAGCCGAACTGCTACAACTTCAAAAATGGAATCAAACTCAAACCGAATATCCGCAAGATAAAACTTTAGTTGATTTATTTGAACAACAAGTAGAAAAACATCCTCATAATCTTGCTTTATTTTTTGCATCTCAACAGCTAACTTATCAACAACTAAATCAAAAAGCCAACCAGTTAGCACATTATTTAATTCAAAATCATCAAATTAAACCAGATACATTAATTGGTATCTGCGTTGAGCGTTCCTTGGAAATGATTATTGGTGTACTCGGTATTCTGAAAGCTGGCGCAGCTTATGTACCGATTGACCCTAATTATCCCCAAGAACGGATTAAGTTCATGTTAGAAGATTCGGGGATATCGGTATTGCTGACCCAAAGTTTCCTGCTAGATAAATTACCACTAAATAATCGAGAAAATTCTCAAATAATTTGTTTAGATGAGGAAAATCTGACTGAAGAATTAACAACAAATCTCAATCCCCAAAGTAAACCTGATAATTTAGCATATATCATTTACACCTCTGGTTCTACAGGAAAACCCAAGGGGGTAATGATTGAGCATCGAGGACTGCTAAATCTAACTTTGGTAGTTGAGCGACTTTTGCAAATTCAACCCCAAAGTCGCGTGCTGCAATTTGCTTCTTTGAGCTTTGATGCTTCTATTTGGGAAATTGCTTCTACCCTGGGTGCAGGTGCTTGTTTATATCTAGCTAAGAAAGAAACCTTGTTACCAAGCCAAGACTTGGTGAACTTTTTAACTGAACACAAAATTTCCCATTTCAGTTCATCTCCTTCAATATTATCTCTCTTACCTCAAGCCACCTTACCTGATTGGCAAATCTTAGTTACTGGTGGTGAAGCTTGTGCTACAGAATTAGTAACAAAATGGGCAAAAGAACGGCGTTTTTTTAATTGCTACGGCCCAACAGAATCTACAGTTTGTGCCAGCATAGCTCTTTGTCAACCCAATGGTGAAAAACCACTAATTGGTAAACCAATATCTAATATTCGCATCTATATTTTAGATGCACATAATCAACCATTACCCCCAGGAATACCAGGCGAATTATGTATTGCTGGAGTTGGTTTAGCCAGAGGTTATTTGAATCGTCCAGAATTAACTGCCCAAAAATTTATTGAAATTAATTTATGCGGTAAAACAGAGCGAATTTACAAAACTGGTGACTTAGCCAGATGGGATAAAAATGGCAACTTAGAATATTTGGGTCGGATTGACGAGCAAGTGAAATTAAGAGGATTGAGAATTGAACTTGCAGAAATTGAATCTTTATTACTACAACATTCATCAGTTAAAGAAGCTGTTGTTACTTTATATAAAACCGAGAGTAACCAAAGTTTAATTGCATACGTAACAGGAATCACCAATGAATTAGGTAGAGACTTGAAAAATTACCTCAAATCTTGCTTACCCGATTACATGATTCCTGCTCAAATCATTATCTTAGATGAGTTACCTTTAACACCCAACGGTAAAATTAACCGCAAAGCCTTACCTACTCCTAATATTGAAATTGCAGGTTTATATACAGCACCACGCAATGAAATTGAACAAAAGCTAGCACAATTATGGTCTGCTGTTCTTGAACGTCCAGAAATTGGCATTCATCATAACTTTTTTGACTTAGGAGGTCATTCTTTATTGGCGATAAAATTACTTAATCATATTCAACAGGAGTTTAGACAACAACTTTCTTTAAGTAGTTTATTTCAGAATCCTACGATTGCTCAACTAGCAGAACAACTTTGTCATACTGAATTACAACAGTCCCATCCAGATTTACTGTTACTCCAACCTCAAGGAAATGCAACCCCTATATTTTGTATTCCTGGTGCAAACGGACATGGGTTTTATTTTCAAGATTTAGCTAACAATTTAGGAAATGATTATCCTGTTTATGGGTTAGAAACTCCAGGGAGAGATGAATTAAGCAACCTACCAAACTCTGTAGAACTTCACGCAAGTCAACTAATTGAGATATTACGCCAAAAACAACCCCAAAGTCCATACATTCTCGTCGGATACTCATCAGGTTGTGCGGTGGCTTTTGAAATGACTTCCCAACTAGAACAGCAAGGCGAAAAGGTTAGTTTACTAGCTATTTTTGATGCTGGATTAGTTTTCCAATCGGAACATTTAACTAATAGAACAGAACTAGACTGGATTTGGCAATTACTCCAAAGAATCGAAGCTTTAAAGGAAGTTGATTTAGGTTTGAAATATGCTGATTTAGCTGCTCAAATAAACGATTTAGCACGTTGGAATTTAGCAGCCGAATATTTATATAAACATAAAGTACTACCAGAACACTCAAGTCTTGAGTTATTAAAAAACAATATGCAGGTGATGAAAGTGCTAACGCTTAATTACGCCAATTATCAGCCTCATTATCAAATTTTTGCACCGATTATTTTATTCCGCGCTCAAGAAGTACATGAAATTGTTTTGCAAGAACTTCAAGCTATTTCTGATTACAATTTACCTGATTGGGGATGGCAAACTTACAGTCAAAACCCTGTCAAAGTGATATCTATTCCTGGCAATCATGGACGAATGCTTTATGAACCCAATGTCAAAATATTAGCCTCTCAATTACGGTTGGTTATGTCTTAG
- a CDS encoding 2-isopropylmalate synthase — MKTLPIKISDETLRDGEQQVGIFFSYQTKRKLAHLIAQTGVDGLAIMPCVCEQEAELVTSLISEGWDSLINASTMMGKQHIDQAKSYGVKRIILFHAVSDRLLFLRDSHIRFMQELQGKTIDDDIPSQVINRIRQNAIDVIVENLHYATKVAGLKVIFAAEDASRSDFDFLVECIRSCSPYIEHFLLCDTVGVLSPEKSYIWVNDLLQSTTDVPLGVHYHNDMGLGLENTLQSLMAGATLVSGTFCGLGERAGNVALEQVLNGLRVRFGIEVEGIDYNAIAAVTNYIEEMGIRPAPPYSQTAQRHESGIHVNSLFRDPKSYAIFTHNKIDVVFGKWSGVSNFQYLFEKQLQNPQPRKQYEKMRSVIKSLAAEQERYFTANEVLELWKNGIFE, encoded by the coding sequence ATGAAAACTCTGCCAATTAAAATTTCTGATGAAACTCTACGGGATGGAGAACAACAAGTAGGCATTTTCTTTTCTTATCAAACTAAACGAAAACTCGCCCATCTAATTGCTCAAACAGGAGTTGATGGACTGGCGATTATGCCTTGTGTTTGTGAGCAAGAAGCAGAGCTTGTCACATCCTTAATATCAGAGGGATGGGATAGTTTAATTAATGCCTCGACGATGATGGGAAAACAGCACATTGATCAAGCGAAAAGCTATGGAGTGAAGCGGATTATTCTCTTCCATGCTGTTTCCGATCGCCTGCTGTTTTTACGAGATTCTCACATTCGTTTTATGCAAGAGTTACAAGGAAAAACTATTGATGACGATATCCCATCTCAGGTAATCAATAGAATTAGGCAAAATGCGATTGATGTGATTGTCGAAAATCTGCACTATGCTACAAAAGTTGCGGGACTCAAAGTGATTTTTGCGGCGGAGGATGCTTCTAGATCTGATTTTGACTTTTTAGTTGAATGTATTCGCTCATGCAGTCCTTATATTGAACATTTCCTACTGTGTGATACGGTGGGGGTTCTCAGTCCAGAAAAGAGTTATATCTGGGTTAACGATTTGCTGCAATCCACTACAGATGTACCATTGGGGGTACATTACCACAATGATATGGGATTGGGTCTAGAAAATACGCTTCAATCTCTGATGGCGGGAGCAACGTTAGTATCAGGGACATTTTGTGGTTTAGGGGAACGAGCCGGAAATGTAGCTCTAGAACAAGTTTTAAATGGGTTACGAGTCCGTTTTGGAATTGAAGTTGAGGGAATCGACTATAATGCGATCGCAGCTGTGACTAATTACATTGAAGAAATGGGGATTCGTCCCGCGCCTCCCTATTCTCAAACAGCACAACGCCACGAATCAGGTATTCATGTTAATTCCTTATTTCGTGATCCTAAAAGCTATGCTATCTTTACCCACAACAAGATAGATGTTGTATTTGGTAAATGGAGTGGAGTTAGTAATTTTCAATATCTCTTTGAAAAGCAACTGCAAAATCCTCAACCCAGAAAGCAGTACGAAAAAATGCGTTCTGTCATCAAATCTCTGGCTGCTGAACAAGAACGCTATTTTACTGCTAACGAAGTATTAGAGTTATGGAAAAATGGTATCTTTGAATAA
- a CDS encoding ABC transporter ATP-binding protein/permease: MQATTYLGKSSKHDAAPSANQFWQNIKAIFGLYWYPTSANGRPFADVIKTWGMLILLILLIVALVGVTAFNSFVSRYLLDVITEEKDLKKFTDTLLVYGAALVLVTLLVGLSKYVRKQIALDWYQWLNNHILSKYLSNRAYYKINFKSEVANPDQQISQEIEPLTKNALSFSATFLEKVLEMTTFVIILWTLSQWVAIALVAYTVIGNLIAVYLAQELNNIKQEELEFTGDYTYSLTHVRNHAESIAFFQGEDKELNIIQRRFHKIVQNAKSRINWERSQDIFNRGYQAIIQIFPFIVFGPLQINGQIDFGEIAQASLACNLFANAMAELIREFATSGRFSSYVERLVELSDALEAINKVPENVSTIQTIEEKRLAFENFTLQTPNYEQVIVEELSLSVQPGEGLLIVGPSGRGKSSLLRAIAGLWNAGTGRLVRPALEEVLFLPQRPYIILGTLREQLLYPHTDRKMSDRELEAVLKQVNLQNLLSRIDGFDTEVPWENILSLGEQQRLAFARLIVTQPSFTILDEATSALDLNNEAHLYQQLQETNTTFISVGHRESLFNYHQWVLELSQDSSWQLVTVQDYRLQKAKEIVNDSSDSSAITIDISPNNQAPSQPETTINPPQIGEITIDSSPNDEAPSQPETTINPPQTEEITIDFSSNDESPSQPETATEIDTIEGLSHHEMQRLTNYSLGTVRSKASKGQSITAKDSFTYRYDKNPKVLKWVIT; encoded by the coding sequence ATGCAAGCTACTACTTATCTTGGTAAATCATCAAAACATGACGCTGCTCCATCTGCTAACCAATTTTGGCAAAATATTAAAGCAATATTTGGGCTTTATTGGTATCCTACATCAGCAAACGGTAGACCATTTGCTGATGTCATTAAGACATGGGGAATGCTGATTCTACTAATATTATTAATTGTCGCACTGGTAGGCGTAACTGCTTTTAATAGCTTCGTTAGCCGCTATTTACTTGATGTGATTACTGAAGAAAAAGATTTAAAAAAATTTACAGATACTTTATTAGTTTATGGTGCTGCTCTAGTTTTAGTAACACTCTTGGTTGGATTGTCTAAATATGTCAGAAAACAAATTGCCCTTGATTGGTATCAATGGTTAAATAATCATATTTTATCTAAATATTTAAGCAATCGTGCTTATTATAAAATCAATTTTAAATCTGAGGTTGCCAATCCCGATCAACAAATATCTCAAGAAATTGAACCTCTAACCAAAAATGCCCTCTCGTTTTCAGCTACATTCCTAGAAAAAGTTTTGGAGATGACAACTTTTGTCATAATTCTCTGGACTCTTTCCCAATGGGTTGCAATTGCATTAGTGGCTTATACCGTAATTGGCAATTTAATTGCTGTTTATTTAGCTCAAGAATTAAATAATATTAAACAAGAAGAACTCGAATTTACAGGAGACTATACTTATAGCCTCACTCATGTTCGCAATCATGCTGAATCAATAGCATTTTTCCAGGGAGAAGACAAAGAATTAAATATCATTCAGCGCCGATTTCATAAAATTGTGCAAAATGCTAAAAGTAGAATTAATTGGGAAAGAAGCCAAGATATTTTTAATAGAGGATATCAAGCTATTATCCAAATATTTCCCTTTATAGTATTTGGCCCTTTACAAATTAATGGTCAAATTGATTTTGGCGAAATCGCTCAAGCTAGTTTAGCTTGTAATCTCTTTGCTAATGCAATGGCAGAATTAATTAGAGAATTTGCCACTTCTGGACGCTTTTCTAGTTACGTAGAACGTTTAGTTGAACTATCTGATGCGTTAGAAGCTATTAATAAAGTACCAGAAAATGTCAGTACGATTCAGACAATAGAAGAAAAGCGACTGGCTTTTGAAAATTTCACGTTACAAACACCTAATTATGAACAGGTAATTGTTGAAGAATTATCTTTATCTGTTCAGCCGGGAGAGGGTTTATTAATAGTCGGCCCCAGTGGTCGAGGGAAGAGTTCTTTGTTAAGAGCGATCGCAGGTTTATGGAACGCCGGAACCGGTCGCTTGGTACGTCCTGCTCTCGAAGAAGTGTTATTTTTACCCCAACGACCTTACATCATCTTAGGCACTTTGCGCGAACAATTACTCTATCCGCATACAGACCGGAAAATGAGCGATCGCGAACTCGAAGCAGTTTTAAAACAAGTTAATCTGCAAAACTTATTAAGTCGCATAGATGGTTTTGATACGGAAGTACCTTGGGAAAATATTCTCTCCTTGGGAGAACAACAACGTCTTGCATTTGCACGTTTAATAGTTACTCAACCTAGCTTCACTATTTTAGATGAAGCCACCAGTGCTTTAGATTTGAATAACGAAGCCCATTTATATCAACAATTACAAGAGACAAACACAACATTTATCAGTGTGGGACATCGAGAAAGCCTGTTTAATTATCATCAATGGGTTTTGGAATTATCACAAGATTCTAGTTGGCAACTTGTAACTGTACAAGATTATCGTCTGCAAAAAGCGAAAGAAATTGTAAATGATTCATCCGATAGTTCAGCAATCACAATTGATATTTCACCTAATAATCAAGCTCCCAGCCAACCGGAAACTACAATTAATCCTCCTCAAATTGGAGAAATAACTATAGATTCTTCGCCCAATGATGAAGCTCCCAGCCAACCGGAAACTACAATTAATCCTCCTCAAACTGAAGAAATAACCATAGATTTTTCATCCAATGATGAATCTCCTAGCCAACCGGAAACAGCAACAGAAATAGATACAATTGAAGGGCTGTCTCACCATGAGATGCAGAGATTAACAAATTATTCATTGGGTACTGTAAGAAGTAAAGCCAGTAAAGGTCAATCTATTACTGCTAAGGATAGTTTTACCTACCGCTATGACAAAAATCCCAAGGTGTTGAAATGGGTAATAACTTAA
- a CDS encoding GUN4 domain-containing protein encodes MLTRQPRQLITHENIAIYERNYQVPVIKNKAVKIVQKKIQERQKVIKEGVRYEYKFAGIIKRKKAINQGEILNEIQLFINDYIYVIEFLEKYKSNYHNFLLNLTVDLKEIFQQKYLEIKHLEDERSRLELKNHQHPQILDELTREKQENLKAALILSNAYFLILEKISLISEGIIKLAEDTQKQKDLVEKIIKDLKVYQEIYEYQSKARKVRQEIAKIAHGAVNFEDSLQAYFNPFQSLIDEVVKVDEYFYTTVEDIKNLGDQILNYQSNLFNFEADGAISDTFLDFMVTGYEKKARLKDALIKSQLLNLQIDNFDLNENGFLLEQGIDIISNYLCQQFTEQRKLLGTAAVNCISTESLAATEKTGLMGLANNNFTFTKEFLVNQDIDYSQLQNLLAQNQWKRADIETSKLMLTVLKKNYWHEVYQADIDNFPCHDIHIIDQLWEHYSYGYFGFSIQQTIWSEMGGQVDYETEKRLGDRLGWRKQGNWLNYEQLTFELSPMTPMGHLPAKWLHYDQNIVELSAKSTAHLSMAAWRVKSWLIWQMHLFFSRVKTCQATGLCVNCTSINNRKK; translated from the coding sequence ATGCTAACAAGACAGCCAAGACAACTAATTACTCATGAAAATATTGCAATTTATGAACGAAATTACCAAGTACCAGTTATCAAAAATAAAGCGGTAAAAATAGTTCAAAAGAAAATTCAAGAACGTCAAAAAGTAATTAAGGAAGGTGTTCGTTATGAGTACAAATTTGCTGGCATAATTAAGCGAAAAAAAGCAATTAATCAGGGAGAAATCCTGAATGAGATTCAATTATTTATTAATGATTATATTTATGTTATTGAGTTTTTGGAAAAATATAAGAGTAATTATCATAATTTTTTATTAAATCTGACGGTAGATTTAAAAGAAATATTTCAGCAAAAATATCTAGAAATTAAACATTTAGAAGATGAAAGAAGTAGATTAGAGCTAAAAAATCATCAGCATCCGCAAATATTAGATGAACTAACAAGAGAAAAGCAAGAAAACTTGAAAGCTGCTTTAATATTAAGCAACGCTTATTTTTTAATTTTAGAGAAAATCAGCTTAATTAGTGAAGGAATTATCAAACTCGCAGAAGATACCCAAAAACAAAAAGACTTAGTTGAAAAAATAATCAAAGATTTAAAAGTCTATCAAGAAATTTACGAATATCAAAGTAAAGCTCGTAAGGTTCGTCAAGAAATTGCTAAAATTGCTCATGGTGCTGTCAATTTTGAGGATTCTTTACAAGCATACTTTAATCCTTTTCAATCTTTAATCGATGAAGTTGTGAAAGTAGATGAATATTTTTACACAACCGTCGAGGATATCAAAAATCTCGGTGATCAGATTTTAAACTATCAATCAAATTTATTTAACTTTGAAGCAGATGGGGCAATTTCCGATACTTTTCTCGATTTTATGGTAACAGGCTATGAGAAAAAAGCTAGATTAAAAGATGCCTTGATTAAATCTCAATTATTAAATTTACAAATCGATAATTTTGATTTGAATGAAAATGGTTTTTTGTTAGAACAGGGTATTGATATAATATCAAATTATCTCTGCCAGCAGTTTACGGAGCAAAGAAAGTTACTTGGTACAGCAGCAGTAAATTGTATCTCTACAGAGTCTCTAGCTGCTACTGAAAAAACAGGTTTGATGGGACTGGCTAATAATAATTTTACCTTCACAAAAGAGTTTCTTGTTAATCAAGATATTGACTATAGCCAATTGCAGAATCTCCTGGCACAAAATCAATGGAAACGGGCTGATATTGAAACCAGTAAATTGATGTTGACAGTGCTAAAAAAGAACTATTGGCATGAAGTTTATCAAGCAGATATTGATAACTTTCCTTGTCACGATATTCACATCATTGATCAACTGTGGGAACATTATAGTTACGGTTATTTTGGCTTCAGTATTCAACAAACTATCTGGAGCGAAATGGGCGGTCAAGTTGACTATGAAACAGAAAAAAGATTAGGCGATCGCCTGGGCTGGCGTAAACAGGGAAACTGGTTAAATTATGAGCAACTAACGTTTGAATTATCCCCAATGACACCAATGGGACACCTACCAGCCAAATGGTTACATTATGACCAAAATATTGTTGAATTATCCGCAAAATCTACAGCACACCTTTCAATGGCGGCTTGGCGAGTCAAGTCTTGGTTAATTTGGCAAATGCACTTATTTTTCTCTCGCGTCAAAACTTGTCAAGCAACTGGATTATGTGTCAATTGCACATCTATTAATAATAGAAAAAAGTAG